One segment of Pempheris klunzingeri isolate RE-2024b chromosome 20, fPemKlu1.hap1, whole genome shotgun sequence DNA contains the following:
- the plekha4 gene encoding pleckstrin homology domain-containing family A member 4 isoform X1, which yields MELEAVSRRAQLVRMDDHDRVSQASSVATISYFPVIKENDGKVQAFGKRCQAAKRDPNCAVVIRGWLNKKDSSGLKLWKRRWFVLSNYCLFYYKDSREESVLGSIPLPSYKILFCTPRECKNRKFTFKVVHQGMRSYFFSADTQEDMLGWVRALSQSALMESDSSLNRRCSSYQDFTQIGGSSESVDFPRPPSDGDGPSQRHKHVSRTLSEPSRLSGGRMGTSHSEHRGRRSVHHRSSSPSNRSPSPPDFHRQRLCGPNQEEDSFPGQNTPEIMGTGSLTSRGQLGSRPHTPVGRVDIRPHDDPLMVPQTLYYTPASPKLEFKSTPNTPVTERWQNLSKPTPTYGSVHHIPSGRRPLGKVIESYSTGANADLLPPLPPSSRAAHAPQLPHHHHHHHHHHHRSNLSVCVLPPALAPKPDPRENPPLESDADAVLTRLCGCDKLLQSLSVELAQLQMDKDSVHCALEVSRLQLEEWKNQGPRAQEEVLTQKALLQEELVTIRARMCDVSLEMERVWSQYERMESELSVIRSHLQHICNFGLPQDQSQAQRELWMMEDIMAGLRINRDHFRFLLGLQRHHMFQPAAPHPGSPGSPTERLQSGLPMDVEQEPPIRPPLPHNLQESHQSRDQGHGWTESPYEGIYSHTVDPVQRRGNSQPDLLNVKAQKDAFESQSGSKWIPPDTTNQSTKKMKMSEEEQIERMKRNQERLINRKKPPISAPGAQTQSQSSETREEAPFPLRVTRVVTAVLPSSLVARRVSVEDPPPELDTPLPEQIPPEMQQRLAEQKKFLNKPPRRMLPESPELNQSSTQTHQDQPVKKTNRQQHQGLLRSTKKGSQSEGSRPEPTETSRGQGRDQAGLGNGSVSLDVGAEERPSAPLTPVTDPDLCLTPEQREAKLRRVERIRERVIRSTVRERATHTQEVHPVPLDTVRKQRMKSDHESYDGHGSRGDNNIRSPAELHLSSGTSQDEDERDRHGKKSKSQGKFGNRTQDHSGRARVAKTKIKRPASPYHISSMTVYQKDGGQGFTSCKDGEEQKLEEPAADADDDESDFPSSDLRAKWFLSTNQWQGFIPLQIPGIDSLCSEEISDTENQPLCSDDVTNSNEMSSTVTESLEKMKENHSLFYKIACDISISDTDITKNYAQTTSRSEEEELLISESGLDEATHNAGRTSDEESKNSSLHLPSDVNENSLSIDNKVQDPTLEPQDKTASNTSASPAEQPCVHAEIPQKEREDTSRQESQLKVRETTHGAPVQETASDQALGEDAKTRGEHSGAKESEDMKVDQERSEEPKKFSGSSEESKETVRGRGDSHSIPPSSSLFEDGRVIRSASFGKARVTVLRTSL from the exons ATGGAGCTTGAAGCAGTCAGCAGGCGGGCACAATTAGTCAG aATGGATGACCACGACAGAGTAAGCCAAGCATCCAGCGTGGCCACCATCTCCTACTTTCCTGTCATAAAG GAAAACGATGGAAAGGTGCAAGCATTTGGGAAAAGATGTCAGGCTGCCAAGAGGGACCCCAACTGTGCTGTGGTCATCAGAGGATGGCTCAACAAGAAA GATAGCTCCGGTTTGAAGCTATGGAAGAGACGCTGGTTTGTCCTCTCCAACTACTGTCTATTTTACTATAAAG ACAGTAGAGAAGAATCTGTGCTGGGCAGCATCCCACTCCCGAGCTACAAAATCCTGTTCTGCACACCGCGAGAATGCAAGAACAGAAAGTTCACCTTCAAG GTGGTGCATCAGGGAATGCGCTCTTATTTCTTCAGTGCTGATACTCAGGAGGATATGTTGGGCTGGGTCCGAGCCCTCAGTCAGTCTGCTCTAATGGAGTCAGACAGCTCCCTGAACAG GCGTTGCTCAAGTTATCAGGATTTCACACAGATAGGTGGCAGCAGTGAATCAGTGGACTTCCCTAGACCCCCTTCTGATGGAGATGGCCCCTCCCAAAGACACAAGCATGTCAGTAGGACTCTGAGCGAACCGAGTCGGCTCAGTGGTGGGAGGATGGGGACGTCGCACTCAGAGCACAGGGGGAGGCGTAGTGTGCATCACAGAAGCAGCAG CCCTTCAAACAGATCTCCCAGCCCTCCTGACTTTCACAGACAAAGACTTTGTGGTCCAAACCAAGAGGAAGATTCTTTCCCCGgccaaaacacaccagaaatCATGGGAACAGGTTCTTTGACCTCAAGAGGTCAGCTGGGATCGCGACCTCACACACCAGTGGGAAGGGTCGACATTCGACCCCACGATGACCCGCTCATGGTGCCACAGACCCTGTACTACACACCTGCCTCACCTAAGCTGGAGTTCAAATCCACTCCAAACACTCCAGTCACAGAAAGGTGGCAAAACCTGAGCAAG CCTACGCCTACATATGGTTCTGTCCATCATATCCCGAGTGGGAGAAGACCTTTAGGAAAGGTGATTGAA agctaCTCTACAGGGGCAAATGCAGACTTACTGCCCCCTTTGCCCCCCTCATCGAGAGCCGCACATGCTCCACAActcccacaccaccaccaccaccaccatcatcaccatcaccgcAGCaatttatctgtttgtgtgctaCCGCCCGCTCTG GCACCGAAGCCTGACCCGAGGGAAAACCCACCTCTTGAAAGTGATGCAGAT GCTGTGTTGACGAGGTTGTGTGGGTGTGACAAGCTGCTACAGTCTCTGTCTGTTGAGCTGGCCCAGCTACAAATGGATAAG GACAGCGTCCACTGTGCGTTAGAGGTGTCCagactgcagctggaggagtGGAAAAACCAGGGGCCCAGGGCCCAGGAAGAAGTACTGACCCAGAAGGCTTTGCTCCAGGAAGAGCTGGTGACAATCCGGGCCAGAATGTGCGATGTATCATTG GAAATGGAGAGGGTGTGGAGTCAGTATGAGAGAATGGAGAGCGAACTGTCAGTTATCCGTTCACACCTTCAGCACATCTGTAACTTTGGATTGCCACAG gATCAGTCTCAGGCCCAGAGGGAGCTCTGGATGATGGAGGACATCATGGCTGGACTAAGGATCAACAGGGATCACTTCCGCTTCCTGCTGGGACTACAGAGGCACCACA TGTTCCAGCCGGCAGCTCCACATCCTGGATCTCCTGGCTCTCCCACAGAGAGGCTCCAGAGTGGACTGCCAATG GACGTGGAACAGGAGCCTCCAATTCGCCCACCATTACCCCACAATCTACAGGAAAGCCACCAGAGCAGAGATCAGGGTCATGGCTGGACAGAGTCACCGTATGAG GGAATCTACAGCCACACTGTTGATCCTgtacagaggagaggaaacagccagcctgacCTCCTTAATGTGAAAGCACAGAAAGACGCATTCG AATCTCAGTCTGGTTCAAAGTGGATCCCACCAGATACAACGAACCAATCAACCAAG aagatgaagatgagtgAAGAGGAGCAGATTGAGCGGATGAAGAGGAATCAGGAGAGGTTGATAAATAGGAAGAAACCCCCAATATCTGCTCCTGGTGCCCAAACCCAGAGTCAAAGTTCAGAGACAAGAGAGGAG GCCCCCTTTCCTTTGAGGGTGACACGAGTTGTTACAGCTGTGCTGCCGTCCTCTCTCGTGGCCAGAAGGGTTTCTGTTGAGGATCCCCCACCTGAGCTTGACACTCCACTGCCTGAGCAGATCCCACCTGAGATGCAGCAACGATTGGCTGAGCAGAAAAAATTTTTAAACAAGCCACCCAGGCGTATGTTGCCAGAGAGTCCTGAACTAAACCAGTCCTCAACACAGACGCACCAGGATCAGCCcgttaaaaagacaaacaggcagCAGCACCAGGGACTACTGAGGTCCACCAAGAAGGGGTCACAGTCAGAGGGGAGCAGACCTGAGCCCACAGAGACCTCAAGGGGCCAAGGTCGGGACCAAGCAGGCTTAGGAAATGGAAGTGTGAGCTTGGACGTCGGG GCGGAGGAACGGCCCTCTGCCCCCCTGACTCCCGTCACGGACCCTGACCTCTGTCTGACCCCTGAGCAGCGAGAGGCCAAACTTCGACGCGTGGAACGAATACGGGAGAGAGTCATAAGAAG cACAGTCAGAGAGAGGGCTACACACACGCAAGAAGTTCATCCAGTGCCCCTTGACACAGTGAGAAAACAAAGGATGAAATCAG ACCATGAATCTTATGATGGCCACGGAAGCCGTGGCGATAACAACATCAGAAGTCCTGCAGAACTTCACCTTTCCAGTGGAACATCTCAGGATGAAGATGAACGAGACAGACACGGGAAAAAATCCAAAAGTCAAGGCAAATTTGGGAACAGAACACAAGATCACAGTGGAAGAGCCAGGGTTGCCAAAACTAAAATCAAACGTCCAGCTTCACCCTATCATATCTCATCTATGACAGTCTACCAGAAAGATGGAGGCCAGGGATTTACAAGTTGCAAGGATGGAGAGGAGCAAAAGCTTGAAGaacctgctgctgatgctgatgatgatgaaagtgaTTTTCCATCTTCCGATCTGAGAGCCAAGTGGTTCCTCTCCACCAACCAGTGGCAGGGCTTCATACCTCTGCAGATCCCTGGCATAGACTCATTGTGCAGTGAAGAGATATCAGACACGGAGAACCAACCACTATGCTCTGATGATGTGACCAATTCCAATGAGATGTCATCCACAGTCACTGAAAGCttagagaaaatgaaagagaaccATTCACTCTTCTATAAGATTGCATGTGATATCAGTATTTCAGACACAGATATAACTAAAAATTATGCCCAAACGACATCCaggtcagaggaggaagaactgCTGATCAGTGAATCTGGGTTGGATGAAGCGACCCACAATGCTGGGAGAACATCTGATGAGGAAAGCAAGAACTCCAGTCTTCATTTGCCATCAGATGTCAATGAAAATAGTCTCTCAATTGATAACAAAGTCCAGGATCCAACACTGGAACCCCAGGacaaaacagcatcaaataCCTCAGCCAGTCCAGCAGAACAGCCATGTGTTCATGCAGAGATCCCTCAGAAAGAACGAGAAGACACCTCAAGGCAAGAAAGCCAGTTGAAAGTAAGAGAAACTACCCACGGAGCGCCTGTTCAGGAGACTGCTTCTGATCAGGCCCTGGGTGAGGACGCAAAGACGAGAGGAGAACACAGTGGGGCGAAAGAATCAGAGGACATGAAGGTGGACCAAGAGAGATCTGAAGAGCCGAAGAAATTTAGTGGTTCAAGTGAGGAGAGCAAAGAGACAGTCCGAGGACGAGGTGACAGCcactccatccctccatccagctCTTTGTTTGAGGACGGACGTGTGATTCGGAGTGCTTCTTTTGGGAAGGCACGAGTTACAGTATTAAGGACAAGTTTGTAG
- the plekha4 gene encoding pleckstrin homology domain-containing family A member 4 isoform X3, with protein MDDHDRVSQASSVATISYFPVIKENDGKVQAFGKRCQAAKRDPNCAVVIRGWLNKKDSSGLKLWKRRWFVLSNYCLFYYKDSREESVLGSIPLPSYKILFCTPRECKNRKFTFKVVHQGMRSYFFSADTQEDMLGWVRALSQSALMESDSSLNRRCSSYQDFTQIGGSSESVDFPRPPSDGDGPSQRHKHVSRTLSEPSRLSGGRMGTSHSEHRGRRSVHHRSSSPSNRSPSPPDFHRQRLCGPNQEEDSFPGQNTPEIMGTGSLTSRGQLGSRPHTPVGRVDIRPHDDPLMVPQTLYYTPASPKLEFKSTPNTPVTERWQNLSKPTPTYGSVHHIPSGRRPLGKVIESYSTGANADLLPPLPPSSRAAHAPQLPHHHHHHHHHHHRSNLSVCVLPPALAPKPDPRENPPLESDADAVLTRLCGCDKLLQSLSVELAQLQMDKDSVHCALEVSRLQLEEWKNQGPRAQEEVLTQKALLQEELVTIRARMCDVSLEMERVWSQYERMESELSVIRSHLQHICNFGLPQDQSQAQRELWMMEDIMAGLRINRDHFRFLLGLQRHHMFQPAAPHPGSPGSPTERLQSGLPMDVEQEPPIRPPLPHNLQESHQSRDQGHGWTESPYEGIYSHTVDPVQRRGNSQPDLLNVKAQKDAFESQSGSKWIPPDTTNQSTKKMKMSEEEQIERMKRNQERLINRKKPPISAPGAQTQSQSSETREEAPFPLRVTRVVTAVLPSSLVARRVSVEDPPPELDTPLPEQIPPEMQQRLAEQKKFLNKPPRRMLPESPELNQSSTQTHQDQPVKKTNRQQHQGLLRSTKKGSQSEGSRPEPTETSRGQGRDQAGLGNGSVSLDVGAEERPSAPLTPVTDPDLCLTPEQREAKLRRVERIRERVIRSTVRERATHTQEVHPVPLDTVRKQRMKSDHESYDGHGSRGDNNIRSPAELHLSSGTSQDEDERDRHGKKSKSQGKFGNRTQDHSGRARVAKTKIKRPASPYHISSMTVYQKDGGQGFTSCKDGEEQKLEEPAADADDDESDFPSSDLRAKWFLSTNQWQGFIPLQIPGIDSLCSEEISDTENQPLCSDDVTNSNEMSSTVTESLEKMKENHSLFYKIACDISISDTDITKNYAQTTSRSEEEELLISESGLDEATHNAGRTSDEESKNSSLHLPSDVNENSLSIDNKVQDPTLEPQDKTASNTSASPAEQPCVHAEIPQKEREDTSRQESQLKVRETTHGAPVQETASDQALGEDAKTRGEHSGAKESEDMKVDQERSEEPKKFSGSSEESKETVRGRGDSHSIPPSSSLFEDGRVIRSASFGKARVTVLRTSL; from the exons ATGGATGACCACGACAGAGTAAGCCAAGCATCCAGCGTGGCCACCATCTCCTACTTTCCTGTCATAAAG GAAAACGATGGAAAGGTGCAAGCATTTGGGAAAAGATGTCAGGCTGCCAAGAGGGACCCCAACTGTGCTGTGGTCATCAGAGGATGGCTCAACAAGAAA GATAGCTCCGGTTTGAAGCTATGGAAGAGACGCTGGTTTGTCCTCTCCAACTACTGTCTATTTTACTATAAAG ACAGTAGAGAAGAATCTGTGCTGGGCAGCATCCCACTCCCGAGCTACAAAATCCTGTTCTGCACACCGCGAGAATGCAAGAACAGAAAGTTCACCTTCAAG GTGGTGCATCAGGGAATGCGCTCTTATTTCTTCAGTGCTGATACTCAGGAGGATATGTTGGGCTGGGTCCGAGCCCTCAGTCAGTCTGCTCTAATGGAGTCAGACAGCTCCCTGAACAG GCGTTGCTCAAGTTATCAGGATTTCACACAGATAGGTGGCAGCAGTGAATCAGTGGACTTCCCTAGACCCCCTTCTGATGGAGATGGCCCCTCCCAAAGACACAAGCATGTCAGTAGGACTCTGAGCGAACCGAGTCGGCTCAGTGGTGGGAGGATGGGGACGTCGCACTCAGAGCACAGGGGGAGGCGTAGTGTGCATCACAGAAGCAGCAG CCCTTCAAACAGATCTCCCAGCCCTCCTGACTTTCACAGACAAAGACTTTGTGGTCCAAACCAAGAGGAAGATTCTTTCCCCGgccaaaacacaccagaaatCATGGGAACAGGTTCTTTGACCTCAAGAGGTCAGCTGGGATCGCGACCTCACACACCAGTGGGAAGGGTCGACATTCGACCCCACGATGACCCGCTCATGGTGCCACAGACCCTGTACTACACACCTGCCTCACCTAAGCTGGAGTTCAAATCCACTCCAAACACTCCAGTCACAGAAAGGTGGCAAAACCTGAGCAAG CCTACGCCTACATATGGTTCTGTCCATCATATCCCGAGTGGGAGAAGACCTTTAGGAAAGGTGATTGAA agctaCTCTACAGGGGCAAATGCAGACTTACTGCCCCCTTTGCCCCCCTCATCGAGAGCCGCACATGCTCCACAActcccacaccaccaccaccaccaccatcatcaccatcaccgcAGCaatttatctgtttgtgtgctaCCGCCCGCTCTG GCACCGAAGCCTGACCCGAGGGAAAACCCACCTCTTGAAAGTGATGCAGAT GCTGTGTTGACGAGGTTGTGTGGGTGTGACAAGCTGCTACAGTCTCTGTCTGTTGAGCTGGCCCAGCTACAAATGGATAAG GACAGCGTCCACTGTGCGTTAGAGGTGTCCagactgcagctggaggagtGGAAAAACCAGGGGCCCAGGGCCCAGGAAGAAGTACTGACCCAGAAGGCTTTGCTCCAGGAAGAGCTGGTGACAATCCGGGCCAGAATGTGCGATGTATCATTG GAAATGGAGAGGGTGTGGAGTCAGTATGAGAGAATGGAGAGCGAACTGTCAGTTATCCGTTCACACCTTCAGCACATCTGTAACTTTGGATTGCCACAG gATCAGTCTCAGGCCCAGAGGGAGCTCTGGATGATGGAGGACATCATGGCTGGACTAAGGATCAACAGGGATCACTTCCGCTTCCTGCTGGGACTACAGAGGCACCACA TGTTCCAGCCGGCAGCTCCACATCCTGGATCTCCTGGCTCTCCCACAGAGAGGCTCCAGAGTGGACTGCCAATG GACGTGGAACAGGAGCCTCCAATTCGCCCACCATTACCCCACAATCTACAGGAAAGCCACCAGAGCAGAGATCAGGGTCATGGCTGGACAGAGTCACCGTATGAG GGAATCTACAGCCACACTGTTGATCCTgtacagaggagaggaaacagccagcctgacCTCCTTAATGTGAAAGCACAGAAAGACGCATTCG AATCTCAGTCTGGTTCAAAGTGGATCCCACCAGATACAACGAACCAATCAACCAAG aagatgaagatgagtgAAGAGGAGCAGATTGAGCGGATGAAGAGGAATCAGGAGAGGTTGATAAATAGGAAGAAACCCCCAATATCTGCTCCTGGTGCCCAAACCCAGAGTCAAAGTTCAGAGACAAGAGAGGAG GCCCCCTTTCCTTTGAGGGTGACACGAGTTGTTACAGCTGTGCTGCCGTCCTCTCTCGTGGCCAGAAGGGTTTCTGTTGAGGATCCCCCACCTGAGCTTGACACTCCACTGCCTGAGCAGATCCCACCTGAGATGCAGCAACGATTGGCTGAGCAGAAAAAATTTTTAAACAAGCCACCCAGGCGTATGTTGCCAGAGAGTCCTGAACTAAACCAGTCCTCAACACAGACGCACCAGGATCAGCCcgttaaaaagacaaacaggcagCAGCACCAGGGACTACTGAGGTCCACCAAGAAGGGGTCACAGTCAGAGGGGAGCAGACCTGAGCCCACAGAGACCTCAAGGGGCCAAGGTCGGGACCAAGCAGGCTTAGGAAATGGAAGTGTGAGCTTGGACGTCGGG GCGGAGGAACGGCCCTCTGCCCCCCTGACTCCCGTCACGGACCCTGACCTCTGTCTGACCCCTGAGCAGCGAGAGGCCAAACTTCGACGCGTGGAACGAATACGGGAGAGAGTCATAAGAAG cACAGTCAGAGAGAGGGCTACACACACGCAAGAAGTTCATCCAGTGCCCCTTGACACAGTGAGAAAACAAAGGATGAAATCAG ACCATGAATCTTATGATGGCCACGGAAGCCGTGGCGATAACAACATCAGAAGTCCTGCAGAACTTCACCTTTCCAGTGGAACATCTCAGGATGAAGATGAACGAGACAGACACGGGAAAAAATCCAAAAGTCAAGGCAAATTTGGGAACAGAACACAAGATCACAGTGGAAGAGCCAGGGTTGCCAAAACTAAAATCAAACGTCCAGCTTCACCCTATCATATCTCATCTATGACAGTCTACCAGAAAGATGGAGGCCAGGGATTTACAAGTTGCAAGGATGGAGAGGAGCAAAAGCTTGAAGaacctgctgctgatgctgatgatgatgaaagtgaTTTTCCATCTTCCGATCTGAGAGCCAAGTGGTTCCTCTCCACCAACCAGTGGCAGGGCTTCATACCTCTGCAGATCCCTGGCATAGACTCATTGTGCAGTGAAGAGATATCAGACACGGAGAACCAACCACTATGCTCTGATGATGTGACCAATTCCAATGAGATGTCATCCACAGTCACTGAAAGCttagagaaaatgaaagagaaccATTCACTCTTCTATAAGATTGCATGTGATATCAGTATTTCAGACACAGATATAACTAAAAATTATGCCCAAACGACATCCaggtcagaggaggaagaactgCTGATCAGTGAATCTGGGTTGGATGAAGCGACCCACAATGCTGGGAGAACATCTGATGAGGAAAGCAAGAACTCCAGTCTTCATTTGCCATCAGATGTCAATGAAAATAGTCTCTCAATTGATAACAAAGTCCAGGATCCAACACTGGAACCCCAGGacaaaacagcatcaaataCCTCAGCCAGTCCAGCAGAACAGCCATGTGTTCATGCAGAGATCCCTCAGAAAGAACGAGAAGACACCTCAAGGCAAGAAAGCCAGTTGAAAGTAAGAGAAACTACCCACGGAGCGCCTGTTCAGGAGACTGCTTCTGATCAGGCCCTGGGTGAGGACGCAAAGACGAGAGGAGAACACAGTGGGGCGAAAGAATCAGAGGACATGAAGGTGGACCAAGAGAGATCTGAAGAGCCGAAGAAATTTAGTGGTTCAAGTGAGGAGAGCAAAGAGACAGTCCGAGGACGAGGTGACAGCcactccatccctccatccagctCTTTGTTTGAGGACGGACGTGTGATTCGGAGTGCTTCTTTTGGGAAGGCACGAGTTACAGTATTAAGGACAAGTTTGTAG
- the plekha4 gene encoding pleckstrin homology domain-containing family A member 4 isoform X5: protein MELEAVSRRAQLVRMDDHDRVSQASSVATISYFPVIKENDGKVQAFGKRCQAAKRDPNCAVVIRGWLNKKDSSGLKLWKRRWFVLSNYCLFYYKDSREESVLGSIPLPSYKILFCTPRECKNRKFTFKVVHQGMRSYFFSADTQEDMLGWVRALSQSALMESDSSLNRRCSSYQDFTQIGGSSESVDFPRPPSDGDGPSQRHKHVSRTLSEPSRLSGGRMGTSHSEHRGRRSVHHRSSSPSNRSPSPPDFHRQRLCGPNQEEDSFPGQNTPEIMGTGSLTSRGQLGSRPHTPVGRVDIRPHDDPLMVPQTLYYTPASPKLEFKSTPNTPVTERWQNLSKPTPTYGSVHHIPSGRRPLGKVIESYSTGANADLLPPLPPSSRAAHAPQLPHHHHHHHHHHHRSNLSVCVLPPALAPKPDPRENPPLESDADAVLTRLCGCDKLLQSLSVELAQLQMDKDSVHCALEVSRLQLEEWKNQGPRAQEEVLTQKALLQEELVTIRARMCDVSLEMERVWSQYERMESELSVIRSHLQHICNFGLPQDQSQAQRELWMMEDIMAGLRINRDHFRFLLGLQRHHMFQPAAPHPGSPGSPTERLQSGLPMDVEQEPPIRPPLPHNLQESHQSRDQGHGWTESPYEGIYSHTVDPVQRRGNSQPDLLNVKAQKDAFESQSGSKWIPPDTTNQSTKKMKMSEEEQIERMKRNQERLINRKKPPISAPGAQTQSQSSETREEAPFPLRVTRVVTAVLPSSLVARRVSVEDPPPELDTPLPEQIPPEMQQRLAEQKKFLNKPPRRMLPESPELNQSSTQTHQDQPVKKTNRQQHQGLLRSTKKGSQSEGSRPEPTETSRGQGRDQAGLGNGSVSLDVGAEERPSAPLTPVTDPDLCLTPEQREAKLRRVERIRERVIRSQREGYTHARSSSSAP, encoded by the exons ATGGAGCTTGAAGCAGTCAGCAGGCGGGCACAATTAGTCAG aATGGATGACCACGACAGAGTAAGCCAAGCATCCAGCGTGGCCACCATCTCCTACTTTCCTGTCATAAAG GAAAACGATGGAAAGGTGCAAGCATTTGGGAAAAGATGTCAGGCTGCCAAGAGGGACCCCAACTGTGCTGTGGTCATCAGAGGATGGCTCAACAAGAAA GATAGCTCCGGTTTGAAGCTATGGAAGAGACGCTGGTTTGTCCTCTCCAACTACTGTCTATTTTACTATAAAG ACAGTAGAGAAGAATCTGTGCTGGGCAGCATCCCACTCCCGAGCTACAAAATCCTGTTCTGCACACCGCGAGAATGCAAGAACAGAAAGTTCACCTTCAAG GTGGTGCATCAGGGAATGCGCTCTTATTTCTTCAGTGCTGATACTCAGGAGGATATGTTGGGCTGGGTCCGAGCCCTCAGTCAGTCTGCTCTAATGGAGTCAGACAGCTCCCTGAACAG GCGTTGCTCAAGTTATCAGGATTTCACACAGATAGGTGGCAGCAGTGAATCAGTGGACTTCCCTAGACCCCCTTCTGATGGAGATGGCCCCTCCCAAAGACACAAGCATGTCAGTAGGACTCTGAGCGAACCGAGTCGGCTCAGTGGTGGGAGGATGGGGACGTCGCACTCAGAGCACAGGGGGAGGCGTAGTGTGCATCACAGAAGCAGCAG CCCTTCAAACAGATCTCCCAGCCCTCCTGACTTTCACAGACAAAGACTTTGTGGTCCAAACCAAGAGGAAGATTCTTTCCCCGgccaaaacacaccagaaatCATGGGAACAGGTTCTTTGACCTCAAGAGGTCAGCTGGGATCGCGACCTCACACACCAGTGGGAAGGGTCGACATTCGACCCCACGATGACCCGCTCATGGTGCCACAGACCCTGTACTACACACCTGCCTCACCTAAGCTGGAGTTCAAATCCACTCCAAACACTCCAGTCACAGAAAGGTGGCAAAACCTGAGCAAG CCTACGCCTACATATGGTTCTGTCCATCATATCCCGAGTGGGAGAAGACCTTTAGGAAAGGTGATTGAA agctaCTCTACAGGGGCAAATGCAGACTTACTGCCCCCTTTGCCCCCCTCATCGAGAGCCGCACATGCTCCACAActcccacaccaccaccaccaccaccatcatcaccatcaccgcAGCaatttatctgtttgtgtgctaCCGCCCGCTCTG GCACCGAAGCCTGACCCGAGGGAAAACCCACCTCTTGAAAGTGATGCAGAT GCTGTGTTGACGAGGTTGTGTGGGTGTGACAAGCTGCTACAGTCTCTGTCTGTTGAGCTGGCCCAGCTACAAATGGATAAG GACAGCGTCCACTGTGCGTTAGAGGTGTCCagactgcagctggaggagtGGAAAAACCAGGGGCCCAGGGCCCAGGAAGAAGTACTGACCCAGAAGGCTTTGCTCCAGGAAGAGCTGGTGACAATCCGGGCCAGAATGTGCGATGTATCATTG GAAATGGAGAGGGTGTGGAGTCAGTATGAGAGAATGGAGAGCGAACTGTCAGTTATCCGTTCACACCTTCAGCACATCTGTAACTTTGGATTGCCACAG gATCAGTCTCAGGCCCAGAGGGAGCTCTGGATGATGGAGGACATCATGGCTGGACTAAGGATCAACAGGGATCACTTCCGCTTCCTGCTGGGACTACAGAGGCACCACA TGTTCCAGCCGGCAGCTCCACATCCTGGATCTCCTGGCTCTCCCACAGAGAGGCTCCAGAGTGGACTGCCAATG GACGTGGAACAGGAGCCTCCAATTCGCCCACCATTACCCCACAATCTACAGGAAAGCCACCAGAGCAGAGATCAGGGTCATGGCTGGACAGAGTCACCGTATGAG GGAATCTACAGCCACACTGTTGATCCTgtacagaggagaggaaacagccagcctgacCTCCTTAATGTGAAAGCACAGAAAGACGCATTCG AATCTCAGTCTGGTTCAAAGTGGATCCCACCAGATACAACGAACCAATCAACCAAG aagatgaagatgagtgAAGAGGAGCAGATTGAGCGGATGAAGAGGAATCAGGAGAGGTTGATAAATAGGAAGAAACCCCCAATATCTGCTCCTGGTGCCCAAACCCAGAGTCAAAGTTCAGAGACAAGAGAGGAG GCCCCCTTTCCTTTGAGGGTGACACGAGTTGTTACAGCTGTGCTGCCGTCCTCTCTCGTGGCCAGAAGGGTTTCTGTTGAGGATCCCCCACCTGAGCTTGACACTCCACTGCCTGAGCAGATCCCACCTGAGATGCAGCAACGATTGGCTGAGCAGAAAAAATTTTTAAACAAGCCACCCAGGCGTATGTTGCCAGAGAGTCCTGAACTAAACCAGTCCTCAACACAGACGCACCAGGATCAGCCcgttaaaaagacaaacaggcagCAGCACCAGGGACTACTGAGGTCCACCAAGAAGGGGTCACAGTCAGAGGGGAGCAGACCTGAGCCCACAGAGACCTCAAGGGGCCAAGGTCGGGACCAAGCAGGCTTAGGAAATGGAAGTGTGAGCTTGGACGTCGGG GCGGAGGAACGGCCCTCTGCCCCCCTGACTCCCGTCACGGACCCTGACCTCTGTCTGACCCCTGAGCAGCGAGAGGCCAAACTTCGACGCGTGGAACGAATACGGGAGAGAGTCATAAGAAG TCAGAGAGAGGGCTACACACACGCAAGAAGTTCATCCAGTGCCCCTTGA